The following coding sequences lie in one Pseudomonadota bacterium genomic window:
- a CDS encoding response regulator, whose product MSDTTAAPLILIADDDGETRGIVRTSLQKAGYRTIEASDGDQALALIDEHRPQLVVLDVMMPGKSGWEVARDLRRDEALAGVGVLMLTGIGQGINALTSPLYGADAYLDKPFTLEALELRVREVLAGRKAACDAQSSSSSE is encoded by the coding sequence ATGAGCGACACCACCGCAGCACCGTTGATCCTGATCGCCGACGACGACGGCGAAACCCGCGGCATCGTGCGCACCAGCCTGCAGAAGGCTGGCTACCGCACGATCGAGGCCAGCGACGGCGACCAGGCGCTGGCGCTGATCGACGAGCACCGCCCGCAGCTCGTGGTGCTCGACGTGATGATGCCCGGCAAGAGCGGCTGGGAGGTCGCGCGCGACCTGCGCCGCGACGAGGCGCTCGCGGGGGTCGGCGTGCTGATGCTGACGGGGATCGGTCAGGGGATCAACGCCCTGACCTCGCCGCTCTATGGCGCCGATGCCTATCTCGACAAGCCCTTCACGCTGGAGGCGCTCGAGCTCCGGGTGCGCGAGGTGCTCGCGGGCCGCAAGGCGGCTTGCGACGCTCAGTCCTCGTCCTCGTCGGAATAG